TCAGAAGGGACGTTCATTAGGACTTGTCGGGGAGAGCGGAAGCGGAAAAAGCACACTTGGCAGAATGATGGCCGGGCTGGAAACGCCGACAGAAGGACAGATACTGTTCCGAGGACAGTCAATATCAAATATTTCCCTTAGAAAAATGCGCCCATTACGGCGTAATATTCAGATAATCTTTCAAAATAGCAGCAGCGTTTTTGATACGTCCTATACTATAGGAGAAAGTATTGCCGAGGTTATTAAAAACAGCGAGACAGTATCAAAAAAAGAATGCTTAGGAAAAATTGAGACGATATTGGAACAGGTGGGGTTAGATGCCTTATATGCTCAGCGGAATCCAAAGGAGTTGAGCGGAGGGCAACGCCAGCGCGCCAATATTGCCCGTGCTCTTGTTCTTCACCCGGAGTTCGTTGTTTGCGACGAGCCCGTTTCCAGCCTTGATTATTCATTGCGCAAACAAGTTCTGACTTTACTTAACGATCTACGAAACAAATTTGGTTTAACCTACTTGTTTATCACCCACGACCTCAACTGTGTGCCTTATGTCTGCGATATTATGGCCATTATGTATGCGGGCAAGATAGTGGAGCAAATAGATTTAAAGAATAACTCGATGCAAAACGCACTTCACCCGTATACCAGCCTGCTGTTTTCGTGTATACCAGCAAAGGTACCTGCAGAACGAAAAAAATGCACGATGGAGAGCATAATTGATACAACAGTTATACCTGATTCAAAGCACTGTTGTCGGTTTTTTCTGCGCTGTCCTTGTTGTACGGAACGTTGCATAAACGAAGAGCCTTTGCTAAAAGAGGTCGCAAGCGGTCATTTTGTAGCATGTCATATCGTATAAGCCATAATAAAAAGGAGAATAAAAAATGAAGAAAAAATGTATTTGGGCAGTTATCGTGTCAGCACTATCACTGGTGCTGTTGATGAGTGGATGCATTTCAAATCAAGTGTTAAACGATACTCCGAACGGGACTTCTGGTTCTTCAGCTGCTACCGCCATGGACGATAGCAATCAGTCCGACTCTATTACAATTATGATTTCTGGCACGATGAATCCGGAAGACGCCAGCCCGATAGAATCCAGTACGGAAATGTGCCTTTATGAAATGGTATACGAACCGCTGGTTAAATACGGAAATGGTGGCGTGATTGAACCGGGGCTTGCTGAGAGATGGGAAATCAACGATAATGGAACACAGTATACTTTCTATTTACGTGAAGATGTCAAATTTTCAGATGGTACCATCTTTAACGCGGACAGCGTGGTAAGCAGTGCAAAGCACTGGGAACCCACGAAATTTTCCACGCCGCTTACAAATGTTGAGAAATTAGACGATTACACGGTCAGGATGACATTTAAGGAAAACTGCTACCCTGTATTAATCGAACTGACCTATCCCCGGCCTTTCCGCATTGCGTCTGAGAATTCATTTGATACAAACGGCAACTTTGTAAAAATGATTGGCACGGGTGAGTGGATGGTGAAGAGCTATATCCCCGAGGAAGAGGTGGTCATGGCGCCTAACCCGTATTACTACGGAACAAAACCGAGTATTAAAAAGATAACCATCAGAAAAGTTACTGACGGCGGATCAAGAATTATGGCGCTTCAGAGCGGAGAAGCTGACCTTTCTCTTGCAGATCTTCCCTCCGAAGGCAAATCGATTATCGAGTCATCAAAAGATCTTGCCGTTAAAAACGCTGAAGGTACAATGGGATTTTTCCTAATGCTAAATCAAGAAAATAAAATACTGCAGGATAAAAATGTTCGTCTTGCGTTAAATTATGCAATAGACAAAGACAGCATCGTGGATTATATACTCGGAGGCGACGGAGTTGTCGCGAAAGGTATTTTGCCCGACACGGTACCGTACGTTACTGACGAAAACAGCGAAGGCTACTCTTATAACCCGGAAAAAGCTAAAGAACTGCTGGCTGAATCGGGATATACGGACACTGATGGAGATGGGATCGTTGATAAGAACGGCGTGCCGCTGTCCCTTAAGCTTGTTTTTCAGTCTGAGGAATATTCAAGCTGGAAACCTATGTGCGAATACTTGCAGGCGGCTGGCAAAGAGGTCGGAATTGATATTCGGCTTGAGCAACGGGACACTTCGGCCTACTATGACGCGATCTGGAAAAACCGTAATTTTGACATGATTATTTACCGCACATATGAGGACTCATGGAATCCTCACGGATTTTTGCGCTCCATGTTTTATCAGGCCGAGGGCGGCATGTCCGTGTGCTGGTATGACCCGCAGTTAAATAAATATCTTGACGAGGTCATTAAGACACAGGACGAGTCAACGCGTCAGGCAAAGTATGACCAGATATTCAGACTGATCAATGACGGGGCGCTTATTGTTCCTCTGTGCAATCCCGATAAACAATATGCATATAATACCCGCTTGCAAAACGTGACAGTTGCACCGACGACCTATGAAGGCATAGAGTGGCAGACAATCACTATAGCAAAGTAAAAGGTCTAAGCATGTCGGAAACTGTGTTTGAACAGATTGAAACAGCCTGGTCTGCCGATGCCGGAAGTTATGACCAGGTAATTCAAAAACAGCTAAGTAATAAAAAAGACGTAAAACATTGGCAGGACGAACTTTGTCTGGTGCTTGGTGAGGAACCATTGAATGTACTTGATGTCGGGTGCGGACCCGGATTTTTTACAATTATGCTTGCCAGGCTAAAACATAATGTGACATCTGTTGACGGTGCTGAGGGAATGGTAGAGCGCGTCAGAATCAATATCAAAAAAGAGGCATTAAATGCAAAAGTGTATAAAGGTGACGCAGTGCTTCTGGATAAAGAGAAGGAAAACAGCTTTGATGCCATAGTGTCACGTGATGTTGTTTGGACTCTCTATGACCCGGAGAAAGCTTTCATGAGGTGGAAAAATCTGCTGAAACCAGGTGGTAAAATCGTCATTTATGATGGAAATTACAGGCGGGATCAGTCGTCTTTGCGTTACTATGTATTGAAACTTACCTCAGACCTGATTAATCTCTTCACAGAGGGGAAATATCGGAAAAAGCAGCAGCACAGTTCCGCAGGCATCGGATTCGAGCAACTGCCGATGATCCGGCATAGGCGACCTCAATATGATCGAGAACTGTTGCTAAAGGCAGGTTTTTCAAAAGTTGAGGTGACAAAGGATCGTTTCCGCAACAGTCCTTTGC
The genomic region above belongs to Methanosarcina horonobensis HB-1 = JCM 15518 and contains:
- a CDS encoding nickel ABC transporter substrate-binding protein translates to MSGCISNQVLNDTPNGTSGSSAATAMDDSNQSDSITIMISGTMNPEDASPIESSTEMCLYEMVYEPLVKYGNGGVIEPGLAERWEINDNGTQYTFYLREDVKFSDGTIFNADSVVSSAKHWEPTKFSTPLTNVEKLDDYTVRMTFKENCYPVLIELTYPRPFRIASENSFDTNGNFVKMIGTGEWMVKSYIPEEEVVMAPNPYYYGTKPSIKKITIRKVTDGGSRIMALQSGEADLSLADLPSEGKSIIESSKDLAVKNAEGTMGFFLMLNQENKILQDKNVRLALNYAIDKDSIVDYILGGDGVVAKGILPDTVPYVTDENSEGYSYNPEKAKELLAESGYTDTDGDGIVDKNGVPLSLKLVFQSEEYSSWKPMCEYLQAAGKEVGIDIRLEQRDTSAYYDAIWKNRNFDMIIYRTYEDSWNPHGFLRSMFYQAEGGMSVCWYDPQLNKYLDEVIKTQDESTRQAKYDQIFRLINDGALIVPLCNPDKQYAYNTRLQNVTVAPTTYEGIEWQTITIAK
- a CDS encoding class I SAM-dependent methyltransferase, which produces MSETVFEQIETAWSADAGSYDQVIQKQLSNKKDVKHWQDELCLVLGEEPLNVLDVGCGPGFFTIMLARLKHNVTSVDGAEGMVERVRINIKKEALNAKVYKGDAVLLDKEKENSFDAIVSRDVVWTLYDPEKAFMRWKNLLKPGGKIVIYDGNYRRDQSSLRYYVLKLTSDLINLFTEGKYRKKQQHSSAGIGFEQLPMIRHRRPQYDRELLLKAGFSKVEVTKDRFRNSPLRLEFWRYGYQGEKFRVIAYK
- a CDS encoding ABC transporter ATP-binding protein; its protein translation is MEVLVETLNIRKCYEKQKLFTKKGDQVSAVNGVSLKIQKGRSLGLVGESGSGKSTLGRMMAGLETPTEGQILFRGQSISNISLRKMRPLRRNIQIIFQNSSSVFDTSYTIGESIAEVIKNSETVSKKECLGKIETILEQVGLDALYAQRNPKELSGGQRQRANIARALVLHPEFVVCDEPVSSLDYSLRKQVLTLLNDLRNKFGLTYLFITHDLNCVPYVCDIMAIMYAGKIVEQIDLKNNSMQNALHPYTSLLFSCIPAKVPAERKKCTMESIIDTTVIPDSKHCCRFFLRCPCCTERCINEEPLLKEVASGHFVACHIV